Proteins co-encoded in one Aspergillus flavus chromosome 2, complete sequence genomic window:
- a CDS encoding serine/threonine protein kinase, whose amino-acid sequence MKMTDRPPSVSGLEEPINHLARNGHISDSARRQARDKPREGSDSSQSSTEVEVKPSVTRPPTAKLPLQNDLADGQTALRHPFSHLYHSSSTSRSPSTRTSSSSLQALNEDSVVDARSELGAIGRIPLPRRSSHLGQSDTQAPEYPVYPDQSYAVLQSQVHPTYQHPSLRSRNSYPSQTEVLGRFAPSRASRTAGNTPVSSPGLFSVRSPLRSTSSLVSDDEGRISSPSLHPTHLQPPKETHTAEVDRDTVTGNKVINQYEILEELGRGEHGKVKLGRHVGTRQKVAIKIVQRYSKRRRLGKLGNPEDKVKKEVAILKKARHPNVVSLLEVIDDPNRQKVYIVLEYVENGEIIWRRRGLREIVHVDKRRLEREKAGIPDSPSFMEECQQYVRTAQHLRRQRERARERRQIQAEHAQEGPIPAWSLEHGAESDDELGPELTVTRTPSCSKTSHEDIQSSPSHSSHDAALAAVEGSMYGSYVDYSFERRFSTASSSFGYAPSEPEWTPDDDDMSYVPCLTLDEARNAFRDSLLGLEYLHYQGIIHRDIKPANLLLTSNHRVKISDFGVSYLGRPMRDEDEEQVGETDATELDDARELSKTVGTPAFYAPELCYTGEEFVDALGSAPRITGAIDVWSLGVTLYGMIFGRLPFVSDDEYSMFQTIVKKEVFIPRKRLKPVEDDPDTVGQWPRSDNSAKRMEDELGYEEIDDELFDLLKRLLTKDPVKRITVKEIKHHPWVLDGLPNPRAWVEETDPGYLSKGKRIEVSNEEVTTAVSKVPFIQRVRSNVAKWSNYLTGRSKDKDTRKRTSSAAPSVESSSTSSTNSIGKYLWDSRRASLRDEDFLRPPRLSKDGEHPLSQSVTASPVGRDEQTCYFEGALVNSPISLDRTPRPEPPERAVSTLSTAESAKTIKATNNNSTPAPQRTVTPARMETAGTTNVGGLFGGASLRLARGLQSGERRSDKSVSETASLDGDRHCEPTLALSVASAIGQHSNLLPEEDVSLLRVEGSNTIPSGHRRNRSHQLPGKSSTEPFHLTKEALLRKRRSDIEPPTNGLKSCYRRGSEPSTKDCINLRSEVQARATDSLGENIFSDSPPGGLTTSPPSAASSSLEDYTSGMSQSASHPSIPSVASGVSSLSSGGDTSGKDGVPAIQVPSILRTGETVKAPQTNLARSADDDESRYYCDDENESEDDSEDEGIVFGKKKATPQKPILRGCTLPKS is encoded by the exons ATGAAAATGACTGATCGGCCCCCTTCAGTATCCGGTCTGGAGGAACCCATTAATCACCTTGCCCGAAATGGCCATATATCGGACAGCGCCCGCAGACAAGCCCGGGATAAGCCCCGTGAGGGCTCGGATTCGTCGCAATCGTCAACAGAGGTCGAGGTGAAACCGTCCGTGACCAGGCCACCAACCGCCAAACTGCCCCTCCAGAACGATCTAGCGGACGGCCAAACCGCTCTTCGTCATCCGTTCTCGCATCTCTATCATTCCTCCAGTACCTCGCGATCACCCTCCACCCGAACCTCTTCGAGTTCACTTCAAGCATTGAACGAGGATAGTGTTGTAGATGCTCGATCGGAACTCGGCGCGATCGGACGGATTCCCCTTCCTCGGAGGAGTTCCCACCTGGGGCAGTCGGATACTCAAGCTCCCGAATACCCAGTCTATCCCGATCAATCCTACGCTGTCCTCCAGTCTCAGGTCCATCCTACTTATCAGCATCCGTCTCTCCGTTCGCGGAACTCCTACCCATCACAAACCGAGGTTCTTGGACGATTTGCCCCATCGCGTGCCTCTCGTACAGCAGGCAATACCCCAGTGTCCAGTCCGGGGCTATTTTCTGTCCGTAGCCCTCTTCGTTCAACCTCTTCACTCGtatcagatgatgaaggccGCATCAGCAGCCCGTCCCTCCATCCGACCCATCTGCAGCCACCGAAAGA AACACATACAGCTGAAGTGGACAGAGATACTGTGACTGGAAACAAAGTTATTAATCAATATGAGATTCTGGAAGAGCTCGGACGCGGCGAGCATGGGAAAGTGAAACTAGGGAGACACGTGGGCACTCGCCAGAAGGTCGCCATTAAGATTGTCCAGCGGTATTCGAAAAGACGCCGCCTGGGGAAGCTTGGGAATCCCGAGGAcaaggtgaagaaggaagtTGCGATCCTGAAGAAGGCGCGGCACCCAAACGTGGTTAGCCTCCTAGAGGTCATCGATGACCCCAATCGCCAGAAGGTATATATCGTCCTTGAATATGTTGAGAACGGTGAAATCATCTGGCGGCGACGAGGCCTGCGTGAAATCGTCCATGTGGATAAACGTCGACTGGAGCGCGAAAAAGCAGGCATTCCGGATTCCCCCTCGTTCATGGAAGAATGTCAGCAGTATGTCCGGACTGCCCAGCATCTCCGCCGCCAACGCGAAAGGGCCCGTGAGCGACGTCAAATTCAGGCCGAACACGCTCAGGAAGGCCCTATTCCGGCCTGGAGTTTAGAGCACGGAGCGGAGTCGGATGATGAATTAGGTCCCGAATTGACGGTCACTCGTACGCCGAGCTGTTCGAAGACCAGCCATGAAGACATTCAGTCCTCTCCCAGCCATTCCTCCCATGATGCGGCCTTAGCTGCAGTGGAGGGCAGTATGTATGGGTCTTATGTGGATTATTCCTTCGAAAGACGGTTTAGCACAGCGTCGAGTAGCTTTGGATACGCACCTTCGGAACCTGAATGGACGCCCGACGACGATGATATGTCTTACGTTCCCTGTTTGACACTCGACGAAGCACGCAACGCTTTCCGAGACTCCTTGCTTGGTCTCGAGTATCTCCACTACCAGGGTATCATTCACCGTGATATTAAGCCTGCAAATCTCCTGCTCACCAGCAACCACCGTGTTAAAATATCGGACTTCGGTGTATCTTACCTAGGGCGGCCCATGAGggatgaggacgaagagCAAGTTGGAGAGACCGACGCGACTGAGCTGGATGACGCTCGGGAACTTTCTAAAACGGTTGGAACGCCTGCTTTCTACGCTCCTGAGCTGTGTTATACAGGCGAAGAGTTCGTCGACGCCCTTGGGTCCGCCCCGCGGATTACCGGTGCTATCGATGTTTGGTCCCTTGGCGTAACTCTTTATGGTATGATCTTTGGGCGCTTGCCATTTGTCTCCGATGATGAATACAGTATGTTCCAAACGattgtgaagaaggaagTCTTCATCCCACGCAAACGCCTGAAACCTGTTGAGGATGACCCTGACACTGTCGGTCAATGGCCTCGTTCTGATAATAGCGCTAAGCGAATGGAAGATGAGCTCGGGTATGAGGAGATCGACGATGAGTTATTTGACTTGTTGAAACGCCTCCTCACGAAGGATCCGGTGAAGAGAATCACTGTGAAAGAGATCAAGCATCATCCTTGGGTCTTGGACGGTCTACCCAATCCCAGAGCGTGGGTCGAGGAGACTGATCCAGGGTATCTGAGTAAAGGTAAAAGGATTGAAGTGTCTAATGAGGAGGTTACAACGGCCGTGAGCAAAGTACCGTTTATACAACGTGTGCGATCCAATGTTGCCAAGTGGTCCAACTACCTTACCGGGAGGTCGAAGGATAAAGATACTCGCAAGCGTACTTCTAGTGCGGCTCCCTCAGTCGAGTCTTCCTCCACTTCAAGTACCAACAGTATTGGAAAGTACCTTTGGGACAGTCGTCGTGCTAGTCTCAGGGATGAAGACTTTCTGCGGCCACCCCGCCTAAGCAAGGATGGTGAGCATCCCCTCTCACAGAGTGTCACCGCAAGCCCGGTGGGTCGGGATGAGCAAACTTGTTATTTCGAGGGAGCCCTGGTGAATTCACCCATATCGCTTGACCGGACCCCACGGCCTGAGCCACCAGAGCGTGCCGTATCTACGTTGTCGACAGCCGAATCTGCAAAAACAATCAAGGCAACGAATAACAATTCCACCCCGGCACCCCAAAGAACCGTCACCCCCGCTCGTATGGAGACCGCAGGGACTACAAATGTCGGCGGCCTATTTGGCGGTGCAAGCCTTCGACTGGCCAGAGGACTCCAGTCGGGAGAGCGGCGCTCAGATAAGTCGGTCTCCGAGACTGCGTCCTTGGATGGGGACCGTCACTGCGAGCCCACCTTGGCGTTGAGCGTCGCATCTGCGATTGGCCAACATTCGAATCTGCTGCCAGAGGAGGACGTATCCTTGTTACGGGTTGAAGGATCGAACACGATACCTTCAGGTCACCGCCGCAACCGCTCCCATCAACTGCCGGGCAAGTCTTCCACCGAGCCTTTTCATCTCACCAAGGAAGCCTTACTACGTAAGCGACGGAGTGACATTGAACCTCCCACCAATGGGCTCAAGTCATGTTATCGTAGGGGAAGCGAGCCATCTACGAAGGATTGCATCAACCTACGATCCGAGGTGCAGGCCCGAGCTACGGACTCGCTCGGTGAAAATATCTTTTCCGACTCTCCGCCTGGGGGCCTGACTACATCGCCTCCGTCTGCTGCCTCGTCCTCACTCGAGGACTACACCAGTGGAATGTCTCAGAGCGCTTCTCATCCGAGTATACCATCCGTCGCCTCCGGGGTGTCATCGCTTTCTAGTGGAGGTGATACGTCAGGGAAAGATGGCGTTCCAGCAATTCAAGTTCCATCGATCCTTCGGACGGGTGAAACCGTTAAAGCACCGCAGACAAACCTGGCACGATCCGCggatgatgatgagtctCGGTATTACTGCGACGATGAAAATGAGTCGGAGGACGACTCTGAGGACGAGGGCATTGTCTTTGGTAAAAAGAAGGCAACCCCCCAAAAACCAATTCTACGTGGTTGCACCCTGCCCAAGTCCTGA
- a CDS encoding uncharacterized protein (uncharacterized protein family), with protein MVSFTKLIAAGLLASVAVAVPHGHQHSHVHVTKRSSSKRGAAYNDASTVETLSSNGAISWAYDWNMIASGSLPSGVEFVPMLWGRKMFGDWFTTIQTVLSSASGSSYILGFNEPDASSQAAMTPSEAASSYSTYITPYSGKAKLVTPAVTNGGGDNEGLGWMRQFLDACTDCGMSVLAVHWYGASADEFKTFVQEAQELASKYNLEETWVTEFALSSAMTAGSGTQESTDFLNEVIPWLDSQSGIGRYAYYMCADGFLLEGSDLSASGKAYTYQS; from the coding sequence ATGGTCTCCTTCACCAAGCTCATCGCCGCCGGCCTCCTCGCCTCCGTCGCCGTGGCCGTCCCCCACGGCCACCAGCACTCCCATGTGCACGTCACGAAGCGCTCCTCCAGCAAGCGTGGTGCCGCCTACAACGACGCCTCGACCGTCGAGACCCTCAGCAGCAACGGCGCCATCTCCTGGGCCTACGACTGGAACATGATCGCCTCCGGCAGCCTGCCCTCCGGCGTCGAGTTCGTGCCCATGCTCTGGGGCCGCAAGATGTTCGGCGACTGGTTCACCACCATCCAGACCGTGCTCAGCAGCGCCAGCGGCTCCAGCTACATCTTGGGCTTCAACGAGCCCGACGCCAGCTCCCAAGCCGCCATGACCCCCTCCGAAGCCGCCTCGTCCTACTCCACCTACATCACGCCCTACAGCGGCAAGGCCAAGCTGGTCACGCCCGCCGTGACCAACGGCGGCGGCGACAACGAGGGTCTCGGCTGGATGCGCCAGTTCCTCGACGCCTGCACCGACTGCGGCATGAGCGTGCTCGCCGTGCACTGGTACGGCGCCTCTGCCGACGAATTCAAGACCTTCGTCCAGGAGGCCCAGGAGCTCGCGTCCAAGTACAACCTCGAGGAAACCTGGGTGACGGAGTTCGCCCTCAGCAGCGCCATGACCGCCGGCTCGGGCACCCAGGAATCCACCGATTTCTTGAACGAGGTTATCCCCTGGCTCGACTCGCAGAGCGGCATCGGTCGCTATGCCTACTACATGTGTGCCGATGGCTTCCTGCTCGAGGGCAGCGACCTGAGTGCCAGTGGAAAGGCCTACACCTACCAATCCTGA
- a CDS encoding uncharacterized protein (expressed protein), with product MHLKALLVSFSLVSYAAAEGCTLNDVRNDCIWEGEAPFCGASTSDRNTPRGDGRFLVRATDNLSAKELLEKDEGGISQQCYDTYGAGCWSGYKTLWCKGVWGGGELRNGVRFLAGRGMQRIMGVLEGEDVGRRY from the exons ATGCACTTAAAAGCTcttctcgtttctttctctctcgttAGCTATGCAGCCGCTGAGGGGTGTACGCTGAACGACGTCCGGAATGATTGTATATGGGAAGGGGAAGCTCCATTCTGTGGTGCAAGTACTTCGGATCGCAACACTCCTCGTGGAGATGGGCGATTCTTGGTTCGAGCAACTGATAATCTGAGCGCCAAAGAATTGCTTGAGAAAGACGAGGGGGGCATCAGTCAGCAGTGTTATGACACCTATGGTGCAGGCTGCTGGTCTGGCTATAAGACCTTGTGGTGCAAGG GGGtttggggtggaggagagCTTCGAAACGGTGTGAGGTTTTTGGCGGGCAGGGGAATGCAGAGAATTATGGGGGTATTAgagggtgaggatgttgGTCGGAGGTATTGA